In the genome of Candidatus Hydrogenedentota bacterium, the window CGAGCGCGCGCTGCTCGTGACGCGCGAGGGCGCGCTGATCCTCGCCTGCATGAACCTGAAGGAACGGGTCTGGAAGTGGAACAGCGCCATCCACGACGCGGACCCGGGAACCACGCTCCCCACCTATGCGCTGCGGAGCCTCGACTTCGGCAAGACGTGGGAGACGCCGCAAAAGCTCCACGACGAGTGGAGCGGTTGCGTGCGCAACATGATCCAGACCCGCGACGGCGCCATAGTCTTCACGGCCATGCGCCTGTTGAACAGGCCGGGGCGCCATTCGGTGCTGACGTATACCTCCCGCGACAACGGCGTCTCCTGGAAGCCGAGCAATGTCGTCGATCTCGGAGGGCGCGGCCACCACGGGGGCGCGACCGAGGCCACCGTCCTCGAACTGAACGACGGGCGGCTCTGGAAGTTGATCCGCACGAACCTGGGAAGATTCTGGCAGGCGTGGTCGGACGACAGCGTTTACTGGCGGACCATCGCGCCTTCGGACATCCCGGCGAGCAGCGCGCCGGGGCAGTTGCTCCGCCTGGCGAGCGGCCGCGTGATGCTGGTGTGGAACCGGCCCTTCCCGGACGGAGAGACGAGTTTCCCGCTGCGCGGCGGCGACAACGAGTGGTCGGAGGTCCCCGTGAGCAACCACCGCTGGGAGGTCTCGCTGGCCTTTTCGGAGGACGATGGCGCGACCTGGACCGATCCCGCCGTGCTGGCGAAGCGGAAGGATGCCTCGCTGGCGTATCCGTACCTCTTCGAGCGCGCGCCCGGTGAAATCTGGCTGACCACCATGCAGGGCGGTATCCGGATCGCGTTTCGCGAGTCCGATTTCGTAGAGTAGCGTCGATACGCAACCCAGGAGCCACCCATGGATCTCGCCCGGCAGACGCAGTTGGATGAAGAAGGCTATTGCATCGTTCCCGGCGTCGTGCCGCCCGGCCTGCTGGCGCGCCTGCGCGAGGAAACGGCCCGGATACTTGGCGGACTGCCGAAAGGTCATGAAGACGACAACCGATCCACCGGCAGCATGGTCACGGTGTACGAGAGCCCGGTCTTCGCCGACCTGATCGCCCTGCCGGAAGCCCGGGAGGCCCTGCGGTCGACCGGATTCCACGACGCGAAGTTCTCCAGCGGCTACATCATCAGCAAGCCACCGAAAAGTCCACGCCTCTTCTGGCACTATGACTGGGCCGGGTGGGACGCGCCGGAATCCTTCACCGTGCGCCCGACGCCGCAACTCTTCTTCATGTACTACCTCACGGACACCCGCCGCGAGAACGGTTGCCTCCGCGTCGTGCCCCGCTCCCACATCGAGGACAACGACCTTATCCCCCTGCTGGACGAGGCCCACACGCCCGAACTGCTACGCGCGGCGGACCCGAGCCGTCCAGCCTTCAGCGACCGTCCCGACGAGGTGGACGTGCCCGTCACGGCGGGCGACCTGCTTATCGGCGACGCGCGCCTGCTCCACGCATCCCACGCGAACCAGAGCGACGAGCGGCGCACCGTGATTACACTCTGGTTCCACCCCGATCCGGATACCTTCGGCGAGCGCCTCCAGGCCTTCTGCGCCAACATGGTCGCCAAGACGCCCGCGGACTGGCCGGACGAGGCCAGGGCGAAGCTGGAAGCAATGGTGTGCCGGTACGCCGGAAGCGCCGAACCGTGGCCCTGGAACCGGCATCGCCCGTTTCCGGCGCGGGTGGGGGCGTAGAGAGGCCTGAAGGACCTGAAGGACGATAGAGACTGGGCGACGGAACACTGAAAAGGAATTCAGGATGACTAGACGGCTGACGGCAATCATCGAACGGGAAGGCGACGGCTATACCTCCCTGTGTCCGGAACTTGATATTGCCAGCCAGGGCGACTCGGTCGATGAAGCTCGCAGAAACTTGCAGGAAGCTCTGGAGTTGTTCTTCGAGTCCGCGTCGCCAGAGGAGATTGAGGCACGACTATAACCGGCGCAATGCAACCGCTGTCAGTTCGCAGGGACGCCAGGGACAGCAGCGACGGCAGGAAAAAATGCAACGGCGCACCATCGTAGCCCACTCCCGCACAATCTCGGAAAATTCTCCGGCGGTTCGCGAATCTGCTGTCCCTGCCGTCCCTGAAGTCCCTGCCGTCACGAAGTGGCCTGGCCAACCTGGAAGCCCCAACCCCATGCCCCCCACCACCGACCTCCGCGGTATCATTACCGTCCTGAACACCCCGTTTAACGCCGACGACACCCTTGATCTCCCCGGCCTCGCCCGTAATGTGGAGAACGCCATCCAGGCGGGCGTTGCGGGTTTTCTTATGCCCGCGATGGCCAGCGAAGTGGGCGCGCTTACGGAAGATGAGCGCGCCGCGGTCGTGCGCGCCACCGTCGATACCGCCGCCGGGCGCGTGCCGGTCATCGGCGGGGCTTCCGCGCCGGATCAGGCCGCCCGCCTGGCCGCCGCCCGCACCCTGACGGGCCTCGGCTGCGCGGGGGTCCTGGTCAGCATACCCTTCACGGATGAAGCCGCCTACACCCGCGACGTGGAGGAGCTGGCGGCGCTGGATCCCGGCTTTCTCATGCTCCAGGACTGGGACGCGAATGGCTATGGCCTGCCCGTGCCGCTCATTGTGCGCCTCTTCGAGACCGTCCCCGCCTTCCAATGTCTGAAGATTGAGGTCGTGCCGGCCGGCCCGAAATACACCGAAGTCCTCGAAGCAACGGGCGGAAAGCTGCACGTTTCCGGCGGCTGGGCCGTGGGCCAGATGATCGAGGGGCTCGACCGCGGGGTCCACGCCTTCATGCCCACGGGGATGCACCGCATCTACACCACGATCTACCGCCGCTACACCCAGGGCGACCGGGAAGGCGCCCGCGCGCTCTTTGAGGAGCTGCTGCCCGTGCTCGCCTTCTCCAATCAGCACCTCGACATCTCGATCTGCTTCTTCAAGCGGCTGTTACACGCCCAGGGGATCTATGCCACGGACCGGGTGCGGTCGCCGCAGGTCGCCTTCGACGCAATCCATCAGAAGACGGCGGATGATTTGATCCGGCGCGTGATAGCGCTGGAGGCGCGGCTGACAGTTGACAGTTGACAGTTGACAGTTGACAGCTGAGGGCTGTTGGGGTTGGTGGTTGGTGGCGTCCTGCGTTATGATGCCGTTCTCTACCAACCGCTCTTCCAAGGCGCTCTTGCGGCGCGGAGAATGATTACGATGGGCATGAAAAGAAGGACCTTTCTGAAGCAATCGGGCCGCGCCTTTGGCGTGGGCGCCCTGTTGATAACGGGGACCCGTTCGGGCCGTGCCCACGCCGCGCGCGTGACGCCGTCCGACCAGGTGCGGGTGGCCGTCATTGGCACGGGCGGCATGGGCGGGCGCCACGTGGAGGCGCTGGCGGAGAATCCAAACTGCCACCTGCCGGTGCTGTGCGACGTGGTGAAGGGCCGTTACCTCAACCGGCTTGAAAAAGTCGCGGAGATGACCGGGCGCCGCCCCGAAGGCATCCAGGATTTCCGCTATGTCCTGGACCGGGACGATGTCGACGCGATCTTCGTCGCGACGCCCGACCACTGGCACCCGTTGCTGACGGTGCTGGGCTGCCAGGCCGGCAAGGATGTCTATGTGGAGAAGCCCGCGAGCCCGACGGTGGCGGAAGGGCGCGCGATGGTGGAGGCGGCGCGGCGCTACGGGCGCGTGGTGCAGCTCGGCACGCAGCAGCGCTCGATGCCGGTGTTTCAGCGGGCGATTGACGTGATCCGCAGCGGCCGCCTCGGCACAATTACCTCCGCAAGCGCCTGGGTGAGCCCGAACGGCTGGGGCGTGGGGCGGAAGGTCGAGGACGTGCCCGCGGGGCTCGATTGGGATCTGTGGCTTGGCCCGGCGCCCTGGGAGCCGTTTTCAATGGAGCGCTACGGCGGCTTCATGGGCAACCACGACTACGCGCGCGGCGGTCAGCTCACGAACTGGGGCGTCCACCTGATGGACATCGTGCACTGGGGCATCGGGCAGGACCAGCCGCTGAACGTCCAGGCCATGGGTACGAGCGCGCGGGGCGGGGCGGGCGCCGAGAATTTCGAAACGATAGACGCGCTCTTCGAATATCCGGGCGTGAGCGTGACGTGGGAGCAGCGCTTTTCCAACGACAAGGCCGGCAAGGGCCTCGGGATCATGTTCCAGGGCACGGAGGGCCGCCTGCTCGTGGACCGCGCGACATACAAAGTCTTCCCCGACACGCTGGGCATCGAGGAATTCATCGGCGAGCCGGAGCGGAGTTGGGCGAACCCGGACCACCACAACAACTTCTTTGACTGCGTCCGCACGCGGAAGCGCCCGGCGGCGGAAATCGAGCAGGGCGTGCGCTCGACAATTCCCGTATTGCTCGCCGGCATTGCGCTGAAGACGCGCCGCAAGCTGAACTGGGACGCGGCCAACGAGCGGTTTATCAACGACGACGCGGCCAACCGCTACCTGAGCCGGGCCTACCGCCCGCCGTGGCGGCTGCTTTAGGCTTTAGGCTTTAGGCTGGAGGCTTCAGGCTGGAGGCTGGAGGCTTTTGGGCTTCCGATGCATGTGGAGGGTGGTTTTGGATGGACGGGGTGCTTTGCTGCATTGTTCCGCGAAGCGGGACGGCATAACGTCGCCACGAACCGTGGTGACAATGGCTATTCGATTTGGACGGGTCCGCCTGAGGCCGGCCGCGTTTTTAAGGAGCTTCGATCGATGACCGGAATTTCGAGACAGGCAATGGGGCTGACGATGGCCGCCCTTATGCTGCTGGCGACGCCATGGGCGGCGCACGCCACGACCTTCGACGAGTACGTGGAACATCTTCGCGGGGACAACGACGTCCTTCGGAGCCTGGCGCGGCAGTGGATACCGCGCGAGGGCGTCCGGGCCGTCCCGCCGCTGCTCCCGCTGATCACGCACGAGAATCCGGCGGTGTCGTGGGCGGTGGTGAACGTCATCCAGGACATCGCCAACGACGTCAGCGCGCCCGGCCGCGAGGCGGAGCGCGCGGAAGTCGCGGCGCTGCTGCTGGAAGCGCTGGCCGGCGCGCCGGATCAGGAACACCAGTTCACCCTGTTGCGCGTGCTGCCGATTGTCGCGCCGGAAGGCGCGGATCTCAGCCCCATCGCGACCCTGCTCTACCAGGAGAACACCCGCGAACGCGCGCGGCTGGCCCTGCAGGAAATCAACACATCCGAATCCCGCGCGGCGCTCCGGGGCGCCCTGCCCACCGCCGACGCCACCTTCGCCTGCGCGCTGATGGACGCCCTGGACAAGACCGGGGACGCCGAGGCGCGCCCGCTCCTTCGGGAGAAGCTGGCCGGCGGCACGGACCCCGAGAAAACCGCCGCGGCCCTGGCGCTGGCGCAATCGGCGGACCCCGCGCTGGCGGCGCACTACCTCGATCTCTGCGAGACCATCGACATCAACCACCGCGCCGACATGGAGGACGCGGCTCTGCGCCTGGCGAAGGCGCTGGCGACGGCGGGCGGGCGCTGGGAAGCGTCCATGGCGCTGTACCGCGGCCTGCTCGCGCGTTCGGAGAATCCCATAGCCCGCGGCGGGGCGCTGGCGGGCCTGGGCCGTTACGGCGACGAAACCGCCTTCGACACGATCATGGCGGCGTGGGCGGCGGACGAAACCGGCATGCTGGACGCGCCCGCCATGGCCGCGATTGAATCCCTCCAGGATCCCGGGGTGGCGGACCAGCTCGCGGCCGCATTTGACGCGCAGCCCGCGCCGGTGCAAGAGCGCCTGCTCGGAATCATGGGCCGCAAGCGGGATCCGCGCTACGTACCCGTGTTTGAGAGAGCGGCGGCGATCGCCCCCGCGATCCGGCTGGACGCCTTGCAGCAGTCCCGCCTGGCTGAGGCCGTTCCGCTGATGGAGGCCATCGCCAACGCGGGCGACGGCGCGCTGAAGGCGCAGGCGGTACACGCGATTGGGGCGATGGCCGCGTCGTTCCGCGACGCGGGCGACCGGGGCGGCGCCGGGCGGGCGTACCTCGCAATCTACCGCATCGCCGAGGATGAGGCGGCGCGGGCGGAGGCGCTGGAGGGCATCAAGGGCTATCCGGTTCCCGAGGCCTACGACACCCTGAAGGCGGCGCTCGGCGAGCAGGGCCTCATGGACCTGCCCACGCCGATCCTCGCGGGCATGGCGCGGGTGCTGGCGGAAGCGGGCCGCAGCGAGGAGTCCGGCGCGATGCGCGGCGCGCTCCTGGCGCGTGCGAGCGACACCGCGACCGTGCAGCAGCTGATCCAGCTGGGCCCTGTCGAAGGAACGCACGAAGACCTGGCCCGCGCGCTGGGCTTCATCCAGCACTGGCGGATCGCGGGCGCCTTCCCGCAGAAGGACGCCCCGACGGACGGCGCGCCGGTGCTGCAAGACGGCGCGGTCGATCTGTCCGCCACCTGGACCCAGGACGGGCAGACCATCGCCTGGGAGAAGAAGCGGGGCGCCGGGGCCATGGCCATCGTGGACCTCACCTACTTCGGACGCGACAATGTCCGAATCTTCGGGTATGCGGTGATTCAGGTGGCCGACGCGCAGGATGCGGTCCTGCGCCTGGGCACCGACGACGGCGTGCGCGCGTGGGTGAACGGCGAGCAGGTCCACGAAAACATCGTCGACCGCGGCACAGCGCTGGACAACGACCTGGTCCCGGTGAAACTGAAGGCGGGCGAGAACACGATCCTGCTGGAAATCCTGCAGAACGCCGGCGGCACCAACTTCTGCGCGCGGCTGACGCGGCCGGATGGGTTGCCGCTGGGATTTGAGGAGAAGTAGGGCTACCATGGAGGTACCCGGAACATGTTGCTGGCCTGTACTTCAAGAATCTGCCCATGGGGAGTCGCCGTGCTGCTATTGGCTTCGCTGCCGGCGTGTATGCGTTCTCCAGAGACAGATACCGCATTTGCGTTCATACGAGCGATGGCCGAAGGCGATTTCCCGAAGGCCGAGTCCTATTTTGCGGAGGACGCGGCAAGTAACGACGTGCCCGAGTCGACCCAGGTATTCTGGAACGATCTCACCGGCAGGATGGGCGCTTTCAAGTCGATTACGACGTTTATGATGATCACGGGGGATATCGCCGGTATACATCCGGAAAGTGCGCGGCATAAAATGGTCACCGTATCCATCACCTGCCAGTTTGAATCAGGTTCCGCTGACATATGGATGTCCTTTTCCGAAGATGGAAAAGTGACTTCGCTCTACTTGTGAACCACGTCTTACCCTCGAAGTTCGTGATCGAGCGGGGATGCCTCTTCACCGAGAACAGCAACCGTCCGCATGGGCATGGCCCCATCGACCCGCGACTCTTCTCGCCTTATCCCAAGAACCCGATCATTGCGCGGGTCTTCAAGGAAGTCGGCTGGGCCGACGAACTGGGGTCCGGTGTGCGAAAACTGTTTAAATACGGAAGATCATACGCGGGACACGATCCGGAATTACTGGAGGATGATATTTTCCGCGTAAACCTTGCGCTCTCCGAAGAGGCCGAAGGCGCGGTCGCTCCAGGGTTGGTAGATGGGTTGGTAGATGGGTTGGTAGATGGTTCGGAGAAGAGCAAAAGTTCGGTAGAAAGTTCGGTAGTAAGTTCGGTAGAAAGTTCAGAGAAGAGCAAAAGTTCGGTAGAAAGTTCGGAGAGGAGCAAGAGTTCGGTAGTAACCCTTGGCACTCCTGAATCGATTCTGGCGATGCTGCGCAACAATCCCAAAATGACCATTCCCGATCTTGCCAGCGCGATCGGCTTAACGAGCAGAGCAGTCGAAAAGCAGATAGCAAAACTGACCGCATTGGGTAGACTCAGGCGTATTGGCCCCAAAAAGTCCGGCCACTGGGAGGTACTGCCATGAAATGGGCCGAGTTACAGGCGCACTCAAGCGATGCCGAGGCTGCATTTAGAGTCTTCTTGAGTCATGTTGCACTTTTACGTCGTATCGGCATTTTCAGACATCAATACCCGATGAATGTATATACTGGTCTCAGAAATGGAGATTTTGAACCAACATGATTGCATCAACCCTGCTTATGGCCGTCTTCTGCGCCGCCGCCGAACCCTCGATCCTCTTCAACCGCCAGCAGATCGGCAACACCACGTTCGAGGCCGCGTCTGTTTTCGATGTGAACAACGACGGCCACCTTGACCTCGTGTCCGGCGAGTACTGGCACGAAGGTCCGGACTTCACGAAGGCCCACAAGATCACGGAGATCCTCCGCGCCGACGACTACTACGACGATTTCAGCAATTACCCGATGGACGTGAACGGGGACGGCTTCCTCGATATCGTGACGGGCGGCTGGTTCGGCGGCACGGTGTATTGGCGGGAGAATCCGAAGGGACAGCCCGTGGAATGGATCACGCACGAGGTCGCCCCGACGGGGAACATCGAGCGGAACTCGTTTTACGATCTCGACGGCGATGGCGTTGTGGAAGTCTTCGCCACGACGTCGCCGGTGCATTTTTTCCGGCTGGTGCGCGATGAGAACGGCGTACCGCAGGGCCGCTTCGAGCACTACACCATCACCGAGGGCGGCGGGGGCCACGGCTTCGGCTGCGGCGACATCAACGGCGACGGGCGCCCGGACCTGGTGTTCTCCACGGGCTGGCTGGAAGCCCCGGAAGACCCCTTCGACGTGACGGCGTGGCAATGGCATCCCGTATTCAATTTCGGGCTCGCTTCCGTGCCGATCCTGGTGCACGATGTGAACGGGGACGGCCGGAACGACCTCATCGTGGGCAATGGCCATGGCCCGGGGCTCTGGTGGTACGAGCAGCAGGCGGACGGCCAGTGGAAGCAGCACGTCATCGAAGCGCACCGCGGCCAGTTCCACGATATCCAGCTTGCCGACATAGACAACGACGGCGCGCTCGAACTGGTGACGGGCAAGCGCTACCGCGCCCACCGCGGCCACGACCCCGGCGCGGATGACCCGCTGGGCGTGTACTACTACGACATCGCGCCCGAAGGCTTCACCCGCCACACCCTGGACTACGGCCCCGCCGGCCAGTCCAGCGGCTTCGGCATCTATGGCTGGATCGAGGACGTGAATGGCGATGGGTGGCCGGATGTGCTGGCGCCGGGCAAGGAGGGGCTGTATTTGTTTACGAGTTTGGGGCGGTAGGGACTGCAAAAAGGAAGTTGGATTACTGACTGTCTGGGTAGAGTTAACATATCTCTCAATATGTCACTCGTAACTACATTCCCGTTCTGCTATAATCTCGAAATTGATTGACTTTGACCTTGATCCATAGTAGGAAGGGCTTGTGGCGTTACCCGATCCTGATATCGCGCTACGTGAGGCGGCCGACTATATTCTGACTAGTCGCCTCGGTCAAAAAGCGCAGCTATACCATGAGCATGCTGGGCTCTCACTTTTCTGGCGAGATTTGTTGGGTCAGATACACCGACTCGTAGCCAGTTGCCACATGCCCGAGTTTACGGATCACGGTCTCCCGCATTTGTGTAGCCTGATTGAGCGGGTAAGCGCATGGACTTGCGCTCCAGACAATGGAATCGAGCACTACTTAGTCGATTTGATCTCTCAGGAAGACGCCGCGACACTGTTTACAGCGCTTCTTATACATGATATCG includes:
- a CDS encoding winged helix-turn-helix transcriptional regulator, with the protein product MIERGCLFTENSNRPHGHGPIDPRLFSPYPKNPIIARVFKEVGWADELGSGVRKLFKYGRSYAGHDPELLEDDIFRVNLALSEEAEGAVAPGLVDGLVDGLVDGSEKSKSSVESSVVSSVESSEKSKSSVESSERSKSSVVTLGTPESILAMLRNNPKMTIPDLASAIGLTSRAVEKQIAKLTALGRLRRIGPKKSGHWEVLP
- a CDS encoding phytanoyl-CoA dioxygenase family protein; protein product: MDLARQTQLDEEGYCIVPGVVPPGLLARLREETARILGGLPKGHEDDNRSTGSMVTVYESPVFADLIALPEAREALRSTGFHDAKFSSGYIISKPPKSPRLFWHYDWAGWDAPESFTVRPTPQLFFMYYLTDTRRENGCLRVVPRSHIEDNDLIPLLDEAHTPELLRAADPSRPAFSDRPDEVDVPVTAGDLLIGDARLLHASHANQSDERRTVITLWFHPDPDTFGERLQAFCANMVAKTPADWPDEARAKLEAMVCRYAGSAEPWPWNRHRPFPARVGA
- a CDS encoding VCBS repeat-containing protein; the protein is MIASTLLMAVFCAAAEPSILFNRQQIGNTTFEAASVFDVNNDGHLDLVSGEYWHEGPDFTKAHKITEILRADDYYDDFSNYPMDVNGDGFLDIVTGGWFGGTVYWRENPKGQPVEWITHEVAPTGNIERNSFYDLDGDGVVEVFATTSPVHFFRLVRDENGVPQGRFEHYTITEGGGGHGFGCGDINGDGRPDLVFSTGWLEAPEDPFDVTAWQWHPVFNFGLASVPILVHDVNGDGRNDLIVGNGHGPGLWWYEQQADGQWKQHVIEAHRGQFHDIQLADIDNDGALELVTGKRYRAHRGHDPGADDPLGVYYYDIAPEGFTRHTLDYGPAGQSSGFGIYGWIEDVNGDGWPDVLAPGKEGLYLFTSLGR
- a CDS encoding exo-alpha-sialidase: MRMSSIFLAAVPLALSIPGGSAPAAEEALWLHPKVAPLPTETMGPFVRLPDNRILAVDSHNVLSSGDEGQTWESWPLETGMDFEVSNERALLVTREGALILACMNLKERVWKWNSAIHDADPGTTLPTYALRSLDFGKTWETPQKLHDEWSGCVRNMIQTRDGAIVFTAMRLLNRPGRHSVLTYTSRDNGVSWKPSNVVDLGGRGHHGGATEATVLELNDGRLWKLIRTNLGRFWQAWSDDSVYWRTIAPSDIPASSAPGQLLRLASGRVMLVWNRPFPDGETSFPLRGGDNEWSEVPVSNHRWEVSLAFSEDDGATWTDPAVLAKRKDASLAYPYLFERAPGEIWLTTMQGGIRIAFRESDFVE
- a CDS encoding DUF3887 domain-containing protein, which produces MLLACTSRICPWGVAVLLLASLPACMRSPETDTAFAFIRAMAEGDFPKAESYFAEDAASNDVPESTQVFWNDLTGRMGAFKSITTFMMITGDIAGIHPESARHKMVTVSITCQFESGSADIWMSFSEDGKVTSLYL
- a CDS encoding Gfo/Idh/MocA family oxidoreductase, encoding MKRRTFLKQSGRAFGVGALLITGTRSGRAHAARVTPSDQVRVAVIGTGGMGGRHVEALAENPNCHLPVLCDVVKGRYLNRLEKVAEMTGRRPEGIQDFRYVLDRDDVDAIFVATPDHWHPLLTVLGCQAGKDVYVEKPASPTVAEGRAMVEAARRYGRVVQLGTQQRSMPVFQRAIDVIRSGRLGTITSASAWVSPNGWGVGRKVEDVPAGLDWDLWLGPAPWEPFSMERYGGFMGNHDYARGGQLTNWGVHLMDIVHWGIGQDQPLNVQAMGTSARGGAGAENFETIDALFEYPGVSVTWEQRFSNDKAGKGLGIMFQGTEGRLLVDRATYKVFPDTLGIEEFIGEPERSWANPDHHNNFFDCVRTRKRPAAEIEQGVRSTIPVLLAGIALKTRRKLNWDAANERFINDDAANRYLSRAYRPPWRLL
- a CDS encoding type II toxin-antitoxin system HicB family antitoxin → MTRRLTAIIEREGDGYTSLCPELDIASQGDSVDEARRNLQEALELFFESASPEEIEARL
- a CDS encoding dihydrodipicolinate synthase family protein; the protein is MPPTTDLRGIITVLNTPFNADDTLDLPGLARNVENAIQAGVAGFLMPAMASEVGALTEDERAAVVRATVDTAAGRVPVIGGASAPDQAARLAAARTLTGLGCAGVLVSIPFTDEAAYTRDVEELAALDPGFLMLQDWDANGYGLPVPLIVRLFETVPAFQCLKIEVVPAGPKYTEVLEATGGKLHVSGGWAVGQMIEGLDRGVHAFMPTGMHRIYTTIYRRYTQGDREGARALFEELLPVLAFSNQHLDISICFFKRLLHAQGIYATDRVRSPQVAFDAIHQKTADDLIRRVIALEARLTVDS